One Candidatus Krumholzibacteriia bacterium genomic window, AAGAAGGACGCGCGCGGCCAGACCGTGCTGAGCCGGCTCGACGAGGCCACGCTGCAGCGGGTGGCGCAGGCCTCCGGCGGGCAGTATCTTCCCGCCACCAGCGACGGGCTGGAGATCCAGGCCGTGTACGACGCCATCGCCGGCATGCAGCGCAAGCTCATCAAGGGAGAATTCGTGGAGAGGCGCAAGGAACGTTTCGTGTTTCCGCTGGCGGCGGCGCTGTTTCTCCTGCTGCTGGACGCGATGCTGACGACGCGCGCGTCGGGCAGCCGCAACCGTGTGCTGCACACGGGCATGGTCGCCCTCGCGCTGGCCGCGCTCGGGCTCCTGAACACCTCGCCGGCTATGGCCGGCTCGGTGAAGCGGGGGCAGGTGCGAGCGGGCAACAAGGCCTACCACAACGGCGACTACGGCAAGGCGTTCTCCATGTACCGCGAGGCGCTGGGCGACAGCACGCGCCCGCCGAAGGACGCGCAGGGCGTTTTCTACAACGGCGGCAACGCGCTCTACATGGACGGAAAGTACGAACCGGCGGTGGAGTACTACCAGCGCAGCTACTCGCCGGACAGCCTGCTCACCGGCCGCATGCTGTACAACCGTGGTAATGCGCTGCTCAAGGGCGGACGCGCGAAAGAGGCCATCGAGTCCTACGTGCAGGCGCTGCAGTACCTGCCCGACGACGAGGACACGCGCCACAACCTCGAACTCGCGCTGGCCATGAGCCAGCAGCAGCAACAACAACAGGAGCAACAGCAACAGCAGAAGGGTGACCAGAACGACCAGAGTCAGCAGAAGGATCAGAACCAGCCGTCGCAGTCCGACTCGACCTCGTCGTACTCGCAGCAGCAGCCACAGGACGGCGACCAGGACGAGCAGCAGCAACCGCCGCCGGACTCGACGCAAACCCGGCAGCAGCCCGATTCCTCGCGGGCGCAGCCCCAGGAGGCCGATTCCACCATGGCGCCGCTCACCGAGGAGCAGATGCGCCAGCTTTCGCCCGAGGATGCCATGCGCATCCTGCAGGCGCTCGAGGACCGCGAGCAGGAGTTGCAGAAGGAACGGCGCAAGGCCGCGTTCCGCAAGTTGAAGCGTTCCGGGAAGGACTGGTAACCTGTGCGCACGATGAAGGGCACAATTCTGCTGCTGGTGGCGGTGTTCGCCGCGGCCGCCCTGGTGGTGGTGCCGGCGCGTGCGGACGACGATGTGCGCGTCAGCGCCACCGTCAGCCCGGCGACGGTCTCGGTGGGCGAGCAGGTGATGTTGACCATCCAGGTGCAGGGGAAGTTCCGGCGCTCGGTGTCGCCCGAACTGCCGCCGCTGGACGACTTCGACATGTTCGAGGCCGGCACCTCGCAGAGCTTCTCGTTCGTCAACGGACAGGCGTCGTCGTCGATCACCTTCAATTACGTGCTGGTGCCCCGCAACGAGGGTACGTTCCTCATCGAACCCATCCGTTTCACGGTGAGCAACAAGCAGTACAACGCCAACCCGGTGACGGTGACGGTGGTGGCCGCTGCATCGGGCGTGACCGCGCCACCGGCAGCCGCAACCCCGGACGCGACCCCGCCGGGAGACCTTCCCGGTTCGGACGAGAGCATCTTCGTGGCGGCGTCGGTGAGCGCCGACACCGTCTATGTCAACCAGCAGATCACATGGACGCTCGGTTACTACACCGACGGCCGCGTGGAACTGCTGCGTAGCCCCAACTATTCACCCCCCGCCGCGGAAGGCTTCTGGGTGGAGGATCTGCCGCCGCAGAACAAGTACTACGCCA contains:
- a CDS encoding VWA domain-containing protein, with the translated sequence LGDAIEVATAMFEGSQGGDKVIILITDGENQTGDPDAAARLAAEQGIRVFAIGLGNPKGELIPERGPDGTVVGYKKDARGQTVLSRLDEATLQRVAQASGGQYLPATSDGLEIQAVYDAIAGMQRKLIKGEFVERRKERFVFPLAAALFLLLLDAMLTTRASGSRNRVLHTGMVALALAALGLLNTSPAMAGSVKRGQVRAGNKAYHNGDYGKAFSMYREALGDSTRPPKDAQGVFYNGGNALYMDGKYEPAVEYYQRSYSPDSLLTGRMLYNRGNALLKGGRAKEAIESYVQALQYLPDDEDTRHNLELALAMSQQQQQQQEQQQQQKGDQNDQSQQKDQNQPSQSDSTSSYSQQQPQDGDQDEQQQPPPDSTQTRQQPDSSRAQPQEADSTMAPLTEEQMRQLSPEDAMRILQALEDREQELQKERRKAAFRKLKRSGKDW